One window from the genome of Candidatus Kuenenbacteria bacterium encodes:
- a CDS encoding thioredoxin family protein, producing the protein MKVLKFGAVWCAGCLVMKPRWKEIETENTWLKTEYYDFDADKDMVEKYNIDKTLPAFIFLDDNGDEFLRLNGEVKKEKLLEIINQNRNK; encoded by the coding sequence ATGAAAGTTCTAAAATTTGGCGCTGTTTGGTGCGCCGGTTGTCTGGTTATGAAACCCCGCTGGAAGGAAATTGAAACGGAAAATACCTGGCTTAAAACAGAGTATTATGATTTTGATGCGGACAAGGACATGGTGGAAAAATATAATATTGATAAAACTTTACCCGCTTTTATTTTTTTGGATGATAATGGCGATGAATTTTTACGCCTAAACGGTGAGGTAAAAAAAGAAAAATTATTAGAAATTATCAACCAAAATCGCAATAAATAA
- a CDS encoding YibE/F family protein translates to MKIKFLTFISLVLFLLPMSSFGQDFDVANEQMFKARVVEVLEQKTSTREDGSNSIQQKLKLQGLEGIWENKDLIFDGTELDMLSASEYQVGDRVLVNRSLGPVGEETFYVIGYSRTSSIYWLALLFALIVIIVGRLKGLRALVVLCLTFLIILKFIIPKILAGSDPLLISIAGSFFILILAVYITEGVKKTSTIAIFAILISLVITGLLSFWFSAIAKLTGFASEEAVFLMDLAGGNINIKGLLLAGIIIGALGVLDDVIISQVMLVKELKTSNPQLTNSQVYRQAMRVGISHLSSMVNTLFLAYAGASLPLLILFSVKQPPFLTFNQVLDNEMIATEIVRTITGSIGLVLAVPLATLLAAQFIKNKKINN, encoded by the coding sequence ATGAAAATAAAGTTTTTAACATTTATTTCTTTGGTTTTGTTTTTATTACCGATGTCCTCATTCGGCCAAGATTTTGATGTTGCCAACGAACAAATGTTTAAGGCTAGAGTCGTTGAGGTTCTGGAACAAAAAACCTCCACACGTGAAGACGGCTCAAACTCCATTCAACAGAAACTAAAGCTCCAAGGACTTGAGGGAATTTGGGAAAATAAAGACCTGATTTTTGACGGTACAGAACTTGATATGCTTTCTGCCAGCGAATATCAAGTTGGCGATCGGGTTTTGGTCAATCGCAGTTTGGGTCCGGTTGGGGAGGAGACTTTTTATGTGATTGGGTATTCGCGGACTAGCTCTATTTATTGGCTGGCGCTTTTATTCGCTTTAATAGTGATAATTGTCGGCAGGCTAAAGGGCCTAAGGGCTTTAGTTGTTTTGTGCCTGACGTTTTTGATTATTCTTAAATTCATTATTCCCAAAATTTTGGCCGGCAGTGATCCGCTCTTGATCAGCATCGCCGGCTCATTTTTTATTTTAATCCTCGCTGTTTATATTACCGAGGGCGTTAAAAAAACATCAACCATTGCCATTTTTGCTATTCTAATTTCCCTAGTTATTACCGGCTTATTATCCTTTTGGTTTTCGGCCATTGCCAAACTGACCGGCTTTGCCAGTGAAGAAGCGGTCTTTTTGATGGATCTCGCCGGAGGCAATATTAATATCAAAGGCCTGCTCTTGGCCGGTATTATTATCGGCGCTTTGGGTGTTTTGGATGACGTGATTATTTCCCAAGTAATGTTAGTCAAAGAACTAAAAACATCCAATCCCCAATTAACGAATAGTCAAGTTTACAGACAGGCTATGCGGGTAGGCATTTCGCATTTGAGCTCCATGGTCAATACCTTATTTCTAGCTTATGCCGGCGCTTCCTTACCCCTGCTTATTTTATTCAGTGTCAAACAACCGCCTTTTTTGACCTTTAATCAGGTGTTGGACAATGAGATGATCGCCACGGAAATCGTCAGAACCATCACCGGCAGTATCGGTTTAGTTCTGGCCGTGCCTTTAGCGACATTGTTGGCTGCCCAGTTTATTAAAAATAAAAAAATTAATAATTAA
- a CDS encoding DUF134 domain-containing protein, with product MPRPRLCRRIRFSPRINYFKPQGVPLSQLELVELSAEELEAYRLRHINDLEQKEAAEKMNTSQSTYQRILYSAYKKIADALINGKAISIIKK from the coding sequence ATGCCAAGACCCAGACTGTGCCGGAGAATAAGATTTAGTCCCCGGATAAATTATTTCAAACCCCAGGGCGTGCCCCTAAGCCAATTAGAATTAGTGGAATTATCAGCCGAAGAGCTGGAGGCTTACCGTCTGCGGCATATTAATGATTTGGAGCAAAAAGAAGCGGCAGAAAAAATGAATACCTCCCAAAGCACCTACCAAAGGATTTTGTATTCCGCTTATAAAAAAATTGCTGATGCCCTGATCAACGGCAAAGCAATCAGTATTATTAAAAAGTAA
- a CDS encoding DUF5320 domain-containing protein, giving the protein MPRLNKTGPMGQGPLTGRGMGLCGGGMGRGWGFGGGYGYGRRFISPKNELAALEDEKNLLEEELAAVQEEITVLKGQKK; this is encoded by the coding sequence ATGCCTAGATTAAATAAAACAGGTCCGATGGGTCAAGGTCCTCTGACCGGCCGGGGAATGGGTCTTTGCGGCGGAGGGATGGGACGTGGCTGGGGTTTTGGGGGTGGCTATGGTTATGGTCGTAGATTTATTTCACCCAAAAACGAACTAGCCGCTTTAGAAGATGAGAAAAACTTGTTAGAGGAAGAATTAGCCGCTGTTCAGGAAGAGATAACTGTTTTAAAGGGCCAAAAAAAATAA
- a CDS encoding RNA polymerase sigma factor: MHNLAQLSDEQLVEYIIKENQELFSEIVLRYQEKLFRYANSLSKDRDKAADIVQNSFIKAFINLKSFKTEMKFSTWIYRIIHNEAINEIKKNKQQIEMPEGFDIGSEDDMEFDFDRQEMIKKVRSCLEEIPILYSEPLSLYFFEEKSYNEIADILRLPLGTVGTRINRAKIFMKKICQTKK, from the coding sequence ATGCACAACCTTGCGCAGTTATCAGATGAACAATTGGTTGAATATATTATCAAAGAAAATCAGGAATTATTTTCCGAAATAGTTTTGAGATATCAGGAAAAATTGTTTCGATATGCCAATTCTTTATCCAAAGACCGTGACAAGGCCGCTGATATTGTCCAGAATTCTTTCATTAAAGCTTTTATAAACCTGAAGAGTTTTAAAACAGAGATGAAGTTTTCGACCTGGATTTATAGAATTATACACAATGAGGCGATCAATGAGATTAAAAAAAATAAGCAACAGATTGAAATGCCGGAGGGCTTTGATATTGGGAGCGAAGATGATATGGAATTTGATTTTGATCGGCAGGAGATGATTAAAAAGGTGAGAAGTTGTCTAGAAGAAATACCTATTTTATATAGTGAACCATTATCCTTATATTTCTTTGAGGAAAAATCCTACAATGAAATAGCCGATATTTTGAGGCTCCCCTTGGGAACAGTTGGGACCAGGATCAATCGAGCTAAAATTTTTATGAAAAAAATATGTCAAACAAAGAAATAG
- a CDS encoding DHHC zinc finger domain-containing protein: protein MKNVLVIISEYLSRFFSVALVGGTLLLFSTFISIPDLWMGGGRSGNIFHNNFGSIFLENFENNYSWFFFFPLLYFTLFFLVISIFLWVYYRHDKKTGGIGFKNVILSILVVFLLIYFPIRVDNFGDKISQIKIEELASYNLVKKISTPAERRELLNVYHSLYQEGLVTWRHDPLKVVEYDLKYGILRSLDGENNELTLEFASDIQGGAMGNTIVRLENDKHQADIHLSCLGGEEDRVWLTYGYEIDKNLIENNFSNDKIEKAISNYLLTEKHFSWKNREDSHSFCTIKNLKPDQELFPLYIWAYCGEYVIEDNELKTVSGSSGPAKIDYPNELSYYDLNKFSYEAPGDGSNYSKDIKRIFPDDVQQKILEHDVEDLIAKAEEYAFTNISNWNLIKQAIANCEIASIMQTHALEVTAVFKDGREITAQEPVIDDIFDIINEYKDKCGEIRMTTE, encoded by the coding sequence ATGAAAAATGTTTTAGTAATTATCAGTGAATATTTGTCCCGATTTTTTAGTGTAGCGCTGGTTGGGGGAACGTTGCTTTTATTTTCAACTTTTATTTCCATCCCTGATTTGTGGATGGGTGGCGGTCGGTCTGGCAACATATTTCACAATAATTTTGGCAGTATTTTTCTAGAAAATTTTGAAAATAATTATTCGTGGTTTTTCTTTTTCCCACTTTTGTATTTTACGCTTTTCTTTTTGGTAATATCAATTTTTTTATGGGTCTATTACCGGCATGATAAAAAAACCGGGGGAATCGGATTTAAAAATGTAATATTGTCCATACTTGTAGTATTTTTGTTAATTTATTTTCCGATTAGGGTTGATAATTTCGGCGATAAGATATCACAAATTAAAATAGAAGAGCTGGCTAGCTATAATTTGGTAAAAAAAATATCAACTCCGGCTGAACGTCGTGAATTGTTAAATGTTTATCACTCACTTTATCAAGAAGGCTTGGTGACTTGGCGACATGATCCGCTCAAGGTAGTTGAGTATGATCTTAAGTATGGAATTTTGCGGTCATTAGACGGCGAGAATAATGAACTAACTTTGGAGTTTGCGTCTGATATACAGGGAGGGGCGATGGGCAATACTATAGTTAGGCTGGAAAATGACAAACATCAAGCTGATATCCATTTAAGTTGTTTGGGTGGTGAAGAGGATAGAGTTTGGCTGACTTACGGATATGAGATTGATAAAAATTTAATAGAAAATAATTTTAGCAATGACAAAATTGAAAAAGCGATATCTAATTATCTTTTGACTGAAAAACATTTCAGCTGGAAAAACAGGGAGGACAGTCATAGTTTTTGTACGATTAAAAACCTAAAACCTGATCAAGAATTATTTCCATTATACATTTGGGCTTATTGTGGGGAATATGTGATTGAAGACAATGAATTAAAAACAGTAAGCGGTTCGTCTGGCCCGGCTAAAATAGATTATCCAAATGAATTATCATATTATGATTTGAATAAATTTTCTTACGAAGCTCCAGGGGATGGGTCTAATTATTCAAAAGATATTAAAAGAATATTTCCAGATGATGTTCAGCAAAAAATATTAGAACATGATGTAGAAGATTTAATTGCAAAAGCCGAAGAATACGCTTTTACTAATATTTCTAATTGGAATTTGATAAAACAGGCTATTGCAAATTGTGAAATAGCATCTATTATGCAAACCCATGCTTTAGAAGTAACAGCTGTTTTTAAAGATGGTAGAGAAATAACAGCCCAAGAACCTGTAATAGATGATATTTTTGATATTATAAACGAGTATAAAGATAAATGTGGTGAGATTAGAATGACTACTGAATAA